A stretch of Channa argus isolate prfri chromosome 16, Channa argus male v1.0, whole genome shotgun sequence DNA encodes these proteins:
- the selenon gene encoding selenoprotein N, translating into MAADVDKRTPENQSNISPQKKDRSTGWGSWIYRGLWTLLLVGAVPLLGFGIKYYQDALLLKRHEESVRTLGAEGLFLFSSLDTDHDLFLSPEEFKPIAEKLTGITPPVDYEEDVIHDPNGETLTLEAKMQPLLLDSMTKSKDGFLGVSHSSLSGLRSWKSPSVPSSSFSAGQFRVFLPPKNKGEVGDTWWVIPSELNIFTGYLPNNRYHPPTPKGKEVLIHSLLSMFHPRPFIKTRFAPQGAVACIRASNDFYYDIAFRIHAEFQLNDVPDFPFWFTPGQFTGNIVLSKDSSHVRRFHLYVPSDRSLNVDMEWLYGASESSNMEVDIGYLPQLELQSTGPSTPSIIMDEKGNIIDSRDGSREPIQFVFEEIHWTSEISQQKAARRMEVTLYPFKKVSYLPFSEAFERAEAEKKLVHSILLWGALDDQSCUGSGRTLRETVLESSPVLALLNQSFISSWSLVKELENMQADEQNPLLSEKARLHLEKYNFPVEMMVALPNGTIVHHINANFFLDQTAMKPEEEGATFSFSGGFEDPSTSTYISFLKEGLEKAKEYWAQ; encoded by the exons ATGGCAGCGGACGTGGATAAAAGAACCCCTGAGAATCAAAGCAACATTTCGCCACAGAAAAAGGATCGGAGTACGGGATGGGGATCCTGGATCTACCGGGGGTTGTGGACCTTGTTGCTAGTCGGTGCTGTTCCTCTTCTCGGTTTCGGGATCAAGTATTACCAAGACGCCCTGCTCCTCAAACGCCAT GAAGAGAGTGTCCGAACTCTGGGTGCAGAggggctttttcttttctcctccttagACACAGACCATGATCTCTTTCTCAGTCCGGAGGAGTTTAAACCTATTGCTGAGAAACTCACAG GGATCACACCCCCCGTGGATTATGAGGAGGACGTGATCCATGACCCCAATGGAGAGACTTTGACCTTAGAGGCCAAAATGCAGCCTCTGCTGCTGGACTCTATGACTAAAAGCAAGGATGGTTTCCTCGGG GTTTCTCACAGCTCTCTGAGTGGGCTACGGTCGTGGAAGAGCCCCTCTGTGCCTTCTTCATCCTTCTCTGCTGGACAGTTCAGGGTTTTCTTACCCCCAAAGAACAAGGGCGAAGTGGGAGACACGTGGTGGGTGATTCCTAGTGAGCTCAACATCTTCACTGGGTACCTGCCTAACAATCGGTACCACCCTCCCACACCCAAAGGCAAAGAG GTCCTCATCCACTCTTTGTTGAGTATGTTCCACCCTCGGCCCTTCATCAAAACCCGTTTTGCTCCTCAGGGTGCAGTCGCCTGCATTCGTGCCAGCAATGACTTTTATTATGACATTGCCTTCAG GATTCATGCTGAGTTCCAGCTCAATGATGTTCCCGACTTTCCTTTCTGGTTCACCCCAGGCCAGTTCACTGGTAACATTGTCCTCTCTAAAGACTCATCACATGTCCGCCGCTTTCACCTTTATGTCCCCAGTGACAG GTCTCTGAATGTCGACATGGAATGGCTGTACGGGGCCAGTGAGAGCAGCAACATGGAGGTGGACATCGGATACCTGCCGCAG TTAGAGCTGCAGTCCACAGGCCCATCCACTCCTTCCATCATCATGGATGAAAAGGGCAACATCATCGACAGTCGAGATGGCAGCCGTGAGCCGATTCAGTTTGTCTTTGAGGAAATCCACTGGACCTCAGAGATCAGTCAGCAAAAAGCTGCTCGGCGCATGGAGGTTACCCTCTACCCCTTCAAGAAG GTGTCTTACCTTCCTTTTTCTGAGGCCTTTGAGCGAGCCGAAGCAGAGAAAAAGCTGGTTCATTCTATTCTGCTTTGGGGGGCATTAGACGACCAGTCCTGCTGAG GTTCGGGGCGAACTCTCCGGGAGACCGTCCTGGAAAGTTCGCCCGTCCTGGCCCTGCTCAACCAGAGCTTCATCAGCAGCTGGTCTCTGGTCAAAGAGCTGGAGAACATGCAG GCTGATGAACAGAACCCTTTGTTGAGTGAAAAGGCCCGCTTACATCTGGAGAAATACAACTTCCCTGTGGAGATGATGGTGGCACTGCCTAATGGAAccatt GTTCACCACATCAATGCCAACTTTTTCCTCGACCAGACGGCCATGAAACCAGAGGAGGAAGGAGCTACTTTCAGTTTCTCTGGGGGGTTTGAGGACCCCTCCACATCCACCTACATCAGCTTCCTGAAAGAGGGTTTAGAGAAAGCCAAGGAGTACTGGGCACAGTAA